TGATTTTTTTTCTGCTATTTTGAAATTTTGGAACAAAGCATCCACTACAGTATTTCCTGTAATGTACACAGAAGATTTACTTAGATTTTCTTTAAGTAGGTTTTTTTGGGTTAATGGAGTTGGGCAAAAAAGAAAAGTTGCTAAGTGGTCTACCACTATTCTGTTTATTTCCTCGGGCATAGTTTGATCGTTAGATCTCAGACCGGCTTCAATATGGCCGACGGGGATATTAAGTTTTTTGGCCGCCAATCCACCAGAAAGCACGGTATTTGTGTCACCTTGAACTAAAACAATGTTAGGGCCTTCTTTTAACAGGATATCTTCAATTTTTATGAGCATTTTACCTGTAATTTCACCATGTCTTCCTGAGCCTATTTCCAAGTTATATTTTGGCTTTGGTAGGTTCAACTCATTAAAAAAAATGGTATCTAATTTTTCCGAATAGTGTTGATTTGAATGTATTATGAAGTAGTCTAAACCCCTTTTGACACACTCACGTATAATTGGAGACATTTTTATTATCTCAGGCCTAGTGCCTATAATCAAAGCTATTCTATGGGGGTTATTTTTTAGGTTTTTCTTCATTTTATTACTGGTTATTTCCATATACATACCTTTTTACTACATTCCCCATCCAGATAATAGTCTCTTTTGAAACCTTCACTTTCTAGCCAGGGATTTAGGGTAGATCCAATATCTAGATAAGTGTTATCTTTGTTTTTTACCCACAATTGATGGGCTAAAAGATTTCCAAGTGGGCCGCATGCAAACAAAAATAATTTATTTGTGTAATTTTCCATATTAATTTTCCCTATTAAATCGTAGTCTTTTTTCCAGGCAGAAAATCCTACAGGGTAAAATTTGTAAACCTTAAAAGGTAACCTTTCTATTTTTGCATTTACATTTGCTACCAAGATTACGTCTCTTTTCTTATATTCATTAATAAAGTTTTCCTTATAAAAACTGTAGTTTGAATTTACAAAGATGTTTGCAAAAGTTAAATGATCCTCGTCTTGTCCAGAAAACTCTTTCATTTTGTAATAACTATCTCCCTGACAACAGTAACAGCTTATCCCAACGTAATAGTCGGAATCCTTGAATTTAAAGGATTCTATTAGTTTATTTTTATAAAATCTATCCCAAAAACGGTAACTAAATTCCTTATTATTAACACCCCTACCTTTCATTATAGACCATTCTCCGTCGGCATATTTGCTAAATGAAAATTTTTTACCAGAAACAAGCATGGTATAAATCTTTTCAATTTCATTTCTAAAATTTTTCATAGATTATCTTTTATCATTTATGATTTTAAAACCCAAACGGACTATTTTTTTAAAGTAGTTGTCCATTATCGAAACAGCAAAGCTTCCTGTGGCCACAGCATCACCACCATATTTTTCTCCTTTTAGACTGCCCCACAATTCTTTGTTGTTAATTGGATGTGGGGGTACGTAGGTTCTTAGATCCGTATATTTTTGTAGCATGTAAGAAAAATGCATATCCTCTCCAACATAAAAATCATCCAAGTCGGGTAATTCTTTCCAGTATGTAGATAGCATCTCTCTTTCAAAAAACCATGCATGTCCAACTATATCAACTTCTCTAATATCGTCATTGTTTATACCATCCCAACCTATTCTTTGTGCCCCATAATAACTTTCTTTTGATTTATAGATGAGACCTATTGTTCCATAAAGACCAGGCTTTTTTTTGTAAGATTGAATACAATTTTCCAACCATTTTTTCCCAGGAATAGTATCGTCGTCAAATATACATATGTATTTCGATTTGCAGTTTAAAGCAAATGCAAACCTGGCCCAGACTCCAAAATTATAATTTGATTTGGCTGCTTTCATTTTCGAAATAATTTCTTCATCAAAACTTGCTTTTTTAACGGATCCATTTTGCCAAAAAAGAACCTCGCTAGGTCTGTAAGTTTGATTCATGACTGCGGCATACTGTTCCTTGAGAGTGTGAGGTCTTTGGTATCCAGACAATATAACAGAGACCGTCTCTATATTTTGTTCTGACCCCTCAATTTTTTTTGTATCATCGAGATCTCTTAGACTATCCAATTTCCTTGGAATTAATCGCGTTAGTGGATAAAAAATTTTTTTAATAAATCTATATATATTAGTCACAAAAAAAAGCTGCTTCAAACCTAACTTTTCCTTGGTATATCTTTTTAATCTCAAGTAAGGCCTTTTCATGTGTTGTTGATTTTTATCCACTCAGACAATGCAGGACTGGTTTTTGTAGCATCATTATTCCATTTTAATGGGGCAATAACAACTTTTACTGAATTTTTATTTAGCCACGCACCCCACCAGCTGTAAGAACTATTTGCTATGATATTATTTTTACATTGTGACATAAGCAGCAAGTCAGTTATTGGGAATAGTTCACTCGGGGACGAAACTATACAAGAACCCTCTATTTTAAGGTTTTTATTTACCCAATTTGTGTCATCTGTAAATATAAAGTATTTTCCATCTGGTATTCTATTCTTCATTAATTCTAGGGCAGCATGAAAATATTCGAGATTACAAATATTATCGACTTTTAATTTTACGTAATCGCCACGTCTTACATGAATGCTTATAGAATTTGTATTTCTGATGTCGTTCAGGTACCTAGCTATTCTTTTATCAGTATTTCTATATAAATTAATTTTATTTAAAATCTCCTCCCTTTTATTTATAAAATATCTCTCATTTTGCCAATAACCATCTAAGTAGCAAGATTCAGAAATTTTATTGTACAGATCCGAATCGAATTCAAAGAATTTTTTTTCCACAAAGTGTACCTTAGACAAACTCCATGTAAGATGAGTAAAAAGCGAAAATAAAAACATTATTTTATTTTTTGGGTAGAGAATATTTGCTATTTGATAATTACTGGCCTCATTTATTTTACCTACAAAGTTTTCTATTTCTAAATTTCTATCACTGTTTCTTTTGTACCAAGATGTGTCAAAAAACACAGAGACATTTTTTGCTTGAGCCAAGCCAATCCCAAAAGCATATTGAAACATTTGATTTCCTAATCCTCCAGATAATTTAACTATAATCATTTTGCAATTAAATTAATGATGGCAAGCATCCTTCTCCTAGGCTCTTTAAAAAACACAAGCGACAACGGCCCCAATGAATAAGAAATGAAGGTAGCCCAAGCGGAACCAACTATTCCATAGTGTGGAATAAAGAGAATGTTTAGGATGACATTACTCAACATAGCCACTAAATATGAGTAAAAAATAATTTTTCTGAAATTTTCGTTGACCAGATAGTTTGTGGCTAGTCCCGCTAAAGAAGTGCCGATGCCAGCCCAGATATATATCTGTAATACACCTGCTCCAGCAATAAAAGCAGAGCCCTACAATAAGTACATTATAAACTTGGCGAAAAATGTTACAGGCAAAGCTACTGATACTGAGATAAAAAATAAAACCAAAGCCAGTCGGCCGAGCCTTTTGTTGTATTCAACATCAGAATTTGATTTGGCGATCACGATAGCAGGGAAGAAGGTACTGACTATGATGCTGGGAATAAAATACCAGCCCTCAGATATTCTCACCGCCGAATCGTAAATACCTACGGAAGCAGTGTCTAGCATGTGTTTGATCAAAACCTGATCAATACGGGCATAAATCAAAGCAAAAGCACTCGAAAAAATTAGAGGCCAGGAATCCCTGATTAAAGATTTGGCTATGTTTTTGTCAAAAGTTAGTTCGAAGATTGATTCGCATTCTTTTTTATATAAAAAGATTAAAAGAGCAGAAGTTACGACTGGTTCTAGTAGGAGGATAAAGGCTATATAGATTACTCCTTTTCCAGAAGAAATAGTGACTATTTTTAAGACGTTTAATAAGATTATGACGGCAAGAGAGATAAGAGACGGATATTTATTTTTTACTCTTGCATAAAACTCATATACAACAATACCAAAGGCGTTGAAAAGAAAAGTGAGAGAGAGGATCAATATCAAGAGTAGAGACAAGCCGGATGTAGACGAAAGAAAGGCAAACATTAAACATAGAAGAGTTGCAATTATCCCAGCGAATATTTTAATGATCAAACCTGTGCCCAAATATTTCTTTCTTTCATCGGGAAATTTTATCAGGTCTCTGTAGACGACTTGGTCTATACCTAGGGAGGCAATAAAAGAAAAGAGCCCCACAAAGCTGACAGCGTAGCTCAGTTCACCATAATTGACTGGGCCCAAACTTCTAATGATGTAGGCGCTAACAAAGAAAGATAAGCCTAAACCAGCAATTTTAGCAAAAAACATCCAACCGGCGCTTTTCATATACTTCTGAAAACCTACGGTTTTTGTGAAGTTCATGACCCTGGTTTTTAGTCGGTAAATCATTGCGTCTATGCTACTCGATTTTTTGCCTTTATGCTATAGTAGTGGCCATATGAATATTGCACAACATACCAAAAGCCCTTTGACTACCGGTCTTCGTTACTTTATTATCGCTTGTATTTTTTTGATTCCTTTTACTCCGCTGGTTTTCTACAAGTATCTTTTCTTTCCATATATTACGGGTAAAAACTTTTATTTTCGCATCTTGATCGAGTTGGCTTTGGCGGCCTACCTTGTTTTGATTGCTGTTGATCCCACATCCCGTCCTCGTCGTTCACCGCTGCTAGTCGCTCTTTTGAGCTTTGGAGGTATTATGGCCATCGCTACTATTTTTAGTCTCAATCCTTTCAAGAGCTTTTGGAGCAATTTTGAGCGTATGGATGGATACATCACCACTCTTCACCTCATCGCGTTCTTTATTGTCACCACTGGAGTTTTGAATACTCGCAGGCTCTGGTTTTGGCTTTGGAACACCACTCTCGGCGCCAGTGTCATTGTCGGTATCGTGGCCCTCCAAGATCTCTTCGCCAATCCTCCAATCGGACGTATATACGGTACTCTTGGCAACTCCACCTATCTAGGAGTCTATTCGTTGATCCACATTTTTTTGGCAGTTTTCTTTTTGGTCCGTCAGGCTCAGTCTGAGTACAAAAATAAGTTGGGCCAAGCAAGCCTGATGGTCCTTTATTCTCTAGTCGCTATTTTTGATGCATACATTATGTATAACACAGGGACTCGAGGGTCTTTTCTTGGCCTAGTGGCCGGAGCTTTTTTTGTTCTAGTGGTTATTACCTTTTTTGGAAAGAAGAAAAATACCGATCAAAATGAGGCACAAAAAAATACACCCAAAGGTGTGCGTGTTGTTGCGGCCTCTATTCTCGGTGTGATGGTTTTGACGATTGCCTTTTTCGGTATTTTCGGCTCGACACCAGCAGTGGCAAATATTCCTTTCTTTGCCCGCTTCAGCGCTCCTATTCAGGCAGTCCTGCATGGTGATTTCAAGAGTTTCGCAGAAAGCGAGGGCAAAGGGCGTCTTCTTATCTGGCAGGCTGCTTTGCAGGGGGCGGTCCAGCGGCCTATTCTTGGCTGGGGTCCGGAAAGTTTCAATTATGTTTTCAACATGCACTATAGTCCAGCAATGTACGGACAAGAGCAGTGGTTTGATCGTTCACACAACGTATTTCTAGATTGGCTAATTGACGGGGGAGTCCTTGGCCTGATCGGGTACCTAGCTCTTTTCGTGGCCCTCCTATATATAATCTGGAAAAAACTTGGAGCAGAAAATATTGGTGAAGATCGTTTCTCTCTTTCAGACAAAGCCATTGTCACGGGTTTGTTGATTGCGTATTTCATCCACAATCTTTTTGTGTTTGACAACCTGGCCAGCTATATTCTGTTTTTCTTTTTGTTGGCTTATGTCCATTCATTATATGTGGGTCGCAGGCGTGAAAATGGAAATGGTACATCTCCATTAGCTTCGTTTCCTTTAGCTCAGAAAAAAGTCAACGATGAAGTGGGGATTTATGTTGTAGCCCCAATTGTCATTGTCATTCTCTGTGTTGGCCTTTATTTCTTTAACCTTAAGCCATATGAAGCTTCAGCTAGTCTGATCGACGCTCTTAATCCCTATGTCGTACTCAATCCAAAGCTTGGGATGGTGTCTGGCAATGTTCGTCAACGCACACCAGCCGAAGAGCTGGCCGCTTTCAAACAAGCGCTTTCCTACAATACTTTTGGCAATCAGGAAATCCGTGAACAGATTTTGACTGCCGCCAGCCAAACCATTTCAAGCACAGATACTTCGACATCCTCCCAGGCCGTCAAACAAACATTTTTCACTTTGGCCCAAACCGAAATGGCTAAACAAATCAAGGAAACTCCGCTGGACGCTCGACCGTATATTTTGTACGGTTCCTTTTTGAGTCAGCTCGGCCAGTATGACAATGCTTTGATTTATCTCAATAAAGCCTTGACTCTCACTCCGGGCAAGCAGTCTCTCCTCTATCAGATTGGTGCAGCTGAACTGAATAAAAAAGATTACACCGACGCCCTAGCGACTTACAAACAGGCCTTTGATGAAGATCAGACAAACGATGAGGCGCGAGCTATCTATGCAGCCGCGGCTATCTATGCCGGCAAAGGAGTAGGGGCAGGCAACCTAGCCGATCAGATTTTAGCGGGTAAAATATTGCCAGATGATCGTCTGATCCAAGCTTATTTTTCTATCGGTCAATATGCCAAAGTAGTGGCTTTAAATGAAGCCCGAGTGGCGGCCAATCCAACCAATGGACAATACCACGTCTCGCTTGCCGCGGCTTACTTGCAGGTAGGGGAGAAGGATAAAGCGATTGAACAAATCAAACAGGCCATGGCTATCGAGCCAAAGTTTCAGGCCCAAGGTGAAGATTTGATCAAGAGGATCCAGAGTGGGGAGGATATACTCAAAAGTAAGTAAAACTCAAAAATAAAGGCCTTTTTGGAGACACGGAAAATTTCTGGTGAAATTTTCCTTATCCTCGCCAACGCTTTGGCTGTGGGGTCTCCAAAAAGGCCTTTATTTTTGAGTTTTGTCTGCTTTCTATTTACATGTAAAAATTTTAAAAAGTTGGGTATAAAAACAGCCTATTTTTTTAGGCCTATTTGGGTGGATTTTTTTCAGCTTTTCTTGACTTTTTCTTGAGGAAAACTCGGGGTGCTGTTTGTTATGGTGACCTCATTATCAAGAGGTTATAATAAAAAAATTATTGATCATGGATACATCAGTTTTTGTTACAAAAAAAGAACTAGATTTTAAACTAAAAGATATGGATGCAACTTTTCAGCGGTATATAGGGGCTCAGGTAGAGCAGATTCGAGACGACATTAGGGGTTTCGGAGATATTTTGTTTGCCTATGGGGACAAAATGGATAAATTTGAGCTGACCCTTGATCGCTTCGGTCAAATTTTAGAAAGTACCAGGGTCGATGTCGCAATCCTCAAAACAAAAGTTTCGACCTTGGAAGTTGACATGGGCCAAGTCAAAGATAGGTTGGGTGTTATAGAGTCTGACATGGGGCAAGTAAAAAAGAGATTGGATACTATCGAGTCTGACATGGTACAAGTCAAGGAAAGATTAGATACTATTGAAACTGACATGAGTCAAGTGAAAGGGAGGTTGGATAGTATAGAGACTGAAATGAATCAAGTGAAAAAAAGACTAGATGTTATAGAGACTGATATGGGTGGAGTGAAAAAGAAGTTGAACACCGTAGAGGTTGATATGGGTCAAGTAAAAAATAAGTTGGGTACCGTAGGGACTGATATGGGGCAGGTTAAAAAGAAATTAGGTATAAAGAATCCCAAGCCCCGTAAAAGTCGCAAAGCTTGACTTTTGGGTCAAAGTTTGCTAGTATGAGGGCATGTGAGAGCAGTAAATCAATAGCTGGCTCATTAACAAAGTGAAATGTCCTCAAACCGGCTTCGGCCGGTTTTGTTGTTTCAGGGCCTCTATTTAGAGGGTTTTTTGTGCAAGCCCTTTGCGGCCACTCGGTTGCGGTATTCTTCTAGACTATAGTATGATAACGGGTGTTGTTTCTATTGATGGCCAGCGGCTGCACTCACAAGACATTTCACTTTGGAGCTTCGCACCCGCTGGCCATCCGTGGACGGAACCTAGAAAAATAAAATACATCCCAGCCTGCTGAGGGTGTATTTTTTTTAAAAAATACAAATTAAAAATATCAAAATAAAGTAAGGTCACTCGTCGACGCTTGCGCTACAGCCAGAAAGAACTTGAGTCTTAATTAAGGTTGTGGGGCGGGCGAGACGAGGGAGCTTACTTTATTTTAGTACTTATAAATGTTTTCAAAAATAAAAACACTCGAAAAAGTTATCCACACATTTTTTCTAAAAAATCTTGTATTTGTTTTCAAATGAACGATAATTAAGACATAAGTTTTTGCGATGGCATCAAAACGCAAAAGATTTTTAAAAAATATTTTAAAAAAATATAAATAGGAAATCAAACGGGTCGAGGTTGTCGTAAAAAAACTTTTATACATAATCAAAAAAACAAATACTATGGCAGCAAAAAAGAAAGCAAAGAAAGCAGCAAAGAGGAAGCCAGCAAAAAAGGCTAAGAAAGTTTCAAAGAAACGAGCTTAGTTTTCTTCCCACTTAGTAAAAACCCCGCCTAGAGCGGGGTTTTTACTTTATAGGTGATTATTTTTGTGATATAGTGCCCCCATGTCATTTTTAGGTACTATTTTTGGGACTAGTTCAAGCCGGGCTCTCAAGGCGTATTATCCTTTGGTGGAAAAAATCAACTTGCTAGAACCTCGTTTTGCGGCTCTGTCTAGCGGAGAGCTCGCGGGCGTCACGGCCGATTTTAAAAAGCGTCTCGCTGAAGCTCAAGCCAGCAACTCGGATATTTCCGCCATGCTGGAGGAAATTTTGCCGGAAGCTTTTGCGGCTGTTCGTGAAGCGGCCAAGCGTACTTTAGGACAAAGACATTTTGATGTTCAGTTGATTGGTGGGGCGATTTTGCATCGTGGCAATATTTCCGAAATGAAAACAGGAGAAGGTAAGACGCTGGTGGCCACTCTGCCTGCCTACCTCAATGCTCTGACCGGCAAGGGCGTACACATTGTGACAGTAAACGACTACCTTTCTCGCCGTGACGCCACTTGGATGGGTCAGATCTACGCAGCTCTCGGTCTCTCGGTCGGTGTCATCAACCACGAGTCCTCTTTTTTGTATGACGCATCTCATAAGACGGCGGAAAAAGTCGAGTCAGACGGAGAAACCGCCGATAAGACTCGCGACGAGCTCGGCTCTTTCAAAGTAGTTTATGAATTTCTTCGTCCATGCGGACGCCCTGAAGCCTATGCGGCAGACATCACTTATGGTACCAACAATGAATTTGGTTTTGATTATTTGCGTGACAATATTGAGCAAAATCCGGCGGCTCTTCGCCAGCGCGGATTTTGCTATGCCATCGTGGATGAAATTGACTCCATCCTGATTGATGAAGCGCGTACGCCGCTCATTATTTCCATGCCGACCACGGATTCGGAAGATCTCTACGGGACTTTTGCCAAAATTGCCAGCAAAATGGAAAAAGATGTGCATTATGAGGTGGATGAAAAAATGAAAAGTGCCACTTTGACCCCGGCCGGGATTGAACAGGCCGAAAAAGCTTTGGGGATCGACAATATATATACGGAGAAAGGGATGAAGTACGTTCATCATCTGGAGACAGCTGTCCGCGCCAAGGCCCTCTATCAACGCGAGAAGGCTTATATCGTCAAAGACAATGAAGTGCTGATAGTGGATGAGTTTACCGGACGACTTCAGCCAGGCCGTCGCTGGTCTGAAGGTCTGCATCAGGCTATCGAGGCTAAAGAGGGGGTCAAAGTGCAAAAAGAATCTCGCACCTATGCTTCGATTACTTTCCAGAATTATTTTCGCATGTATGACAAGCTGTCGGGCATGACCGGTACAGCCGCAACTAGCTCTGAAGAATTTTACAAAGTGTATGGTCTAGATGTAATTGAAGTCCCGACCAACAAAAAGATTGCCCGTCTCGACAAAAACGATCTGATTTTTCAAACCGAAAAAGGCAAGTTCATGGCCATTGCCAATCGCATCAAAGAGCTCAACCAAAAAGGTCAGCCAGTGCTTGTCGGCACAGTGTCGATCGAAAAAAATGAATTGCTTTCGCAGTACCTCTCGCGCGAAGGGGTCAAGCATCAAATGCTCAATGCTAAACCTCAATTTGCAGAAAAAGAAGGAGAGATTGTGGCGGGGGCGGGTAAAAAAGGCGCTGTGACTATTGCGACCAACATGGCGGGGCGAGGAGTGGACATCAAGCTGGGCGGGCCGGTAGCGGATGCCACGGCGGCCGAAGAGATCAAGGCGCTCGGAGGGTTGTATGTCATTGGCACGGAGAGGCATGAGGCCCGCCGCATCGACAATCAGCTCCGCGGACGTTCGGGACGACAGGGTGATCCAGGGGAGACGCAATTTTTTGTTTCACTCGAAGATGATTTGATGCGTATTTTTGCCACGGATACTATTAAAAAAATGATGGGACGTTTTGGTATTCCCGAAGATCAGCCAATTGAAAATTATCTGATCACTCGTTCGCTTGAGACTGCTCAGAGCAAGATTGAGGGTTTCAACTTTGACGCCCGCAAGCATGTCCTCGAATATGACGATGTGCTCAACTACCAGCGCTTGATTATTTACAAAAAGCGTCGAGCTATTCTCGTTGGCGGGCGTGAGGAAATTGATGCAGCTCTCAATGAAATGATTGAGCTCGATATTGATGAAGAGCGCAGAGCCACAGAAAAAGCGGCTATGGAAAAGAAGAAAACCGAGCTCGGTGACCAGCATTTTTATATATCGGTCAAGGGTCTTTTGCTCCAAACTATCGATCTCTTTTGGGTGGATCATCTCGAGATGATGGAATACATGCGCAGCAGCGTCAATCTTCGGGCCTATGGTCAGCGGGATCCGCTAGTGGAATACAAAAAAGAGGGCCTTAAACTTTTCAAGGAAATGGAGCAGTCTATTGCAAGCGAGGTTTTGCAGGCTATTCCAAATATTCTTGGTGACATGGGCTTGGGCTTTCAGGTGCCCACTATTGAGATTGGTCCAGACTTTGGGCAAAATGTTGGTCGCAATGACCCCTGTCCTTGTGGAAGTGGCAAGAAATATAAAAAATGTCACGGTAAAAATGATACAATATAAAGGTCATGCTTGATTTCAGAAAAATAGTCAGAGGTTTTTTTAAAGCGCCGGCAGAGGTTTTAGAGAAGGCAGTGGAGATAGCCGAGAAAGAAGAAAAGGTGATTGTGAATAAAAAACCTTTCAAACTGGCTGAGGAATATTTTAATACTTTGGGACCCGGACTGACCACTGGGGCAGCCGACGATGATCCCTCTGGCATCGCTACTTATTCTCAGACAGGTGCGCAGTACGGTTTCCAACTCCTCTGGCTGTCTCTTTTTACATTTCCTTTCATGGCTATTATTCAGGAAATGTGTGCCAGGATCGGTTTGGTGACCGGTCAAGGTCTGGCTGCCAATATAAGGCATCATTATCCAAGAAAAATTTTGTATGGGGTTACGGCTCTGCTTTTTGTTGCCAATACTTTAAACATCGCGGCAGATTTGGGGGCGATGGCTTCGAGCACCAAACTTCTCTTGCCGCATATTAGCCTGGGTCTTTTGGTGGTGGCATTTGCAGTTTTGAGTTTATTGTTACAAATATTCACTACCTATGCCCGCTATGCTAAATTTCTTAAATACATGGCCTTGGCGCTGCTCTCGTATGTTTTTGTCGCTTTTGCCATTCGGCTTGATTGGGGCAACGCTTTACATCACACCCTTGTACCTGCGCTGACTTTTTCCAAAGATCAGATTTTTTTGCTTTGCGGTATTTTGGGAACAACGATTTCACCCTATCTTTTCTTCTGGCAAACTTCTCAGGAAGTAGAGGAGGAGATTTTGAATGGAGAAAAAACTATCAAGGAAAGAAAAGACCATATTCATACAGCCGAGTTGCGGCGCATGCGAGTAGACGTCTGGTCAGGGATGTTTTTTTCAAACCTAGTCATGTTCTTTATCATCCTCGCCTGCGCCGCTACTCTGTATGCCAATGGCATTACCAATATCGTCACCGCTGATCAGGCGGCGGCGGCCATTCGACCCTTTGGCGGGGACCTGACCTATTTCTTTTTTGCCATTGGGATTATTGGGACTGGCCTCTTGGCTACTCCGGTCTTGGCTGGATCGACGGCCTAAGCAGTCTCTGAAAGCTTTGGCTGGAAGCAGGGTCTTTATCGCAAGCTTAAGCAGGCGTATGCTTTTTACGGTGTTATTATCGTATCCATGATTGTGGGCTTGATTGCAAACTTTGTGCATCTTGACCCCATCAAAGGTCTGATCTACGCGGCTGTGTTCAACGGAATTATTTCACCTGTGGTACTATTTTTTATTGTCAGGTTGAGTGGCAATAAAAGGATCATGACTGATTACAAAAATCATCCTTTCATCGCCCTCTGCGGGTGGTTTATTACTATCCTGATGGCCATTTCAGGAGTGGCCGCCATTGCCTCTCTTTTCTTTTAAAAATTTAATCAAAAAAACATGAATAAAAAAATTCCTCATTCTCTAGAATATTTGAAGTCACTTCGCAAGCCTATCCTCAACACGGCGGTTGAATCCAAGACAAGGCTGCGGCCGCTTGAAAAATTTGCGGTTTGGATCACTCAGCACGTAGG
This genomic window from Candidatus Paceibacterota bacterium contains:
- the wecB gene encoding UDP-N-acetylglucosamine 2-epimerase (non-hydrolyzing); protein product: MEITSNKMKKNLKNNPHRIALIIGTRPEIIKMSPIIRECVKRGLDYFIIHSNQHYSEKLDTIFFNELNLPKPKYNLEIGSGRHGEITGKMLIKIEDILLKEGPNIVLVQGDTNTVLSGGLAAKKLNIPVGHIEAGLRSNDQTMPEEINRIVVDHLATFLFCPTPLTQKNLLKENLSKSSVYITGNTVVDALFQNFKIAEKKSLILSTLEIKPLKYILTTVHRQENVDNKKKLVSIVNGLEKLSLKLRLPVILPSHPRFIKMLQQFSIKTGPDIKLIDPVGYLDFLILEKNARIIATDSGGVQEEACVLGTPCITLRENTERPETVTVGANLVAGTNVQSILKSANKILKNKRKWKNPFGKGDAAKKIIDIVTKK
- a CDS encoding glycosyltransferase, whose protein sequence is MKRPYLRLKRYTKEKLGLKQLFFVTNIYRFIKKIFYPLTRLIPRKLDSLRDLDDTKKIEGSEQNIETVSVILSGYQRPHTLKEQYAAVMNQTYRPSEVLFWQNGSVKKASFDEEIISKMKAAKSNYNFGVWARFAFALNCKSKYICIFDDDTIPGKKWLENCIQSYKKKPGLYGTIGLIYKSKESYYGAQRIGWDGINNDDIREVDIVGHAWFFEREMLSTYWKELPDLDDFYVGEDMHFSYMLQKYTDLRTYVPPHPINNKELWGSLKGEKYGGDAVATGSFAVSIMDNYFKKIVRLGFKIINDKR
- a CDS encoding alpha-1,2-fucosyltransferase, giving the protein MIIVKLSGGLGNQMFQYAFGIGLAQAKNVSVFFDTSWYKRNSDRNLEIENFVGKINEASNYQIANILYPKNKIMFLFSLFTHLTWSLSKVHFVEKKFFEFDSDLYNKISESCYLDGYWQNERYFINKREEILNKINLYRNTDKRIARYLNDIRNTNSISIHVRRGDYVKLKVDNICNLEYFHAALELMKNRIPDGKYFIFTDDTNWVNKNLKIEGSCIVSSPSELFPITDLLLMSQCKNNIIANSSYSWWGAWLNKNSVKVVIAPLKWNNDATKTSPALSEWIKINNT
- a CDS encoding flippase, producing MNFTKTVGFQKYMKSAGWMFFAKIAGLGLSFFVSAYIIRSLGPVNYGELSYAVSFVGLFSFIASLGIDQVVYRDLIKFPDERKKYLGTGLIIKIFAGIIATLLCLMFAFLSSTSGLSLLLILILSLTFLFNAFGIVVYEFYARVKNKYPSLISLAVIILLNVLKIVTISSGKGVIYIAFILLLEPVVTSALLIFLYKKECESIFELTFDKNIAKSLIRDSWPLIFSSAFALIYARIDQVLIKHMLDTASVGIYDSAVRISEGWYFIPSIIVSTFFPAIVIAKSNSDVEYNKRLGRLALVLFFISVSVALPVTFFAKFIMYLL
- a CDS encoding O-antigen ligase family protein, yielding MNIAQHTKSPLTTGLRYFIIACIFLIPFTPLVFYKYLFFPYITGKNFYFRILIELALAAYLVLIAVDPTSRPRRSPLLVALLSFGGIMAIATIFSLNPFKSFWSNFERMDGYITTLHLIAFFIVTTGVLNTRRLWFWLWNTTLGASVIVGIVALQDLFANPPIGRIYGTLGNSTYLGVYSLIHIFLAVFFLVRQAQSEYKNKLGQASLMVLYSLVAIFDAYIMYNTGTRGSFLGLVAGAFFVLVVITFFGKKKNTDQNEAQKNTPKGVRVVAASILGVMVLTIAFFGIFGSTPAVANIPFFARFSAPIQAVLHGDFKSFAESEGKGRLLIWQAALQGAVQRPILGWGPESFNYVFNMHYSPAMYGQEQWFDRSHNVFLDWLIDGGVLGLIGYLALFVALLYIIWKKLGAENIGEDRFSLSDKAIVTGLLIAYFIHNLFVFDNLASYILFFFLLAYVHSLYVGRRRENGNGTSPLASFPLAQKKVNDEVGIYVVAPIVIVILCVGLYFFNLKPYEASASLIDALNPYVVLNPKLGMVSGNVRQRTPAEELAAFKQALSYNTFGNQEIREQILTAASQTISSTDTSTSSQAVKQTFFTLAQTEMAKQIKETPLDARPYILYGSFLSQLGQYDNALIYLNKALTLTPGKQSLLYQIGAAELNKKDYTDALATYKQAFDEDQTNDEARAIYAAAAIYAGKGVGAGNLADQILAGKILPDDRLIQAYFSIGQYAKVVALNEARVAANPTNGQYHVSLAAAYLQVGEKDKAIEQIKQAMAIEPKFQAQGEDLIKRIQSGEDILKSK
- the secA gene encoding preprotein translocase subunit SecA; its protein translation is MSFLGTIFGTSSSRALKAYYPLVEKINLLEPRFAALSSGELAGVTADFKKRLAEAQASNSDISAMLEEILPEAFAAVREAAKRTLGQRHFDVQLIGGAILHRGNISEMKTGEGKTLVATLPAYLNALTGKGVHIVTVNDYLSRRDATWMGQIYAALGLSVGVINHESSFLYDASHKTAEKVESDGETADKTRDELGSFKVVYEFLRPCGRPEAYAADITYGTNNEFGFDYLRDNIEQNPAALRQRGFCYAIVDEIDSILIDEARTPLIISMPTTDSEDLYGTFAKIASKMEKDVHYEVDEKMKSATLTPAGIEQAEKALGIDNIYTEKGMKYVHHLETAVRAKALYQREKAYIVKDNEVLIVDEFTGRLQPGRRWSEGLHQAIEAKEGVKVQKESRTYASITFQNYFRMYDKLSGMTGTAATSSEEFYKVYGLDVIEVPTNKKIARLDKNDLIFQTEKGKFMAIANRIKELNQKGQPVLVGTVSIEKNELLSQYLSREGVKHQMLNAKPQFAEKEGEIVAGAGKKGAVTIATNMAGRGVDIKLGGPVADATAAEEIKALGGLYVIGTERHEARRIDNQLRGRSGRQGDPGETQFFVSLEDDLMRIFATDTIKKMMGRFGIPEDQPIENYLITRSLETAQSKIEGFNFDARKHVLEYDDVLNYQRLIIYKKRRAILVGGREEIDAALNEMIELDIDEERRATEKAAMEKKKTELGDQHFYISVKGLLLQTIDLFWVDHLEMMEYMRSSVNLRAYGQRDPLVEYKKEGLKLFKEMEQSIASEVLQAIPNILGDMGLGFQVPTIEIGPDFGQNVGRNDPCPCGSGKKYKKCHGKNDTI